A single window of Flavobacteriales bacterium DNA harbors:
- a CDS encoding patatin-like phospholipase family protein yields the protein MSTPDDNGFWNSERWSRLYYFFPFQLLVLHLKKNQLLLVFWAIMFGFVGQHILVRYGIPYLFLDPEYLGRVDFFSYLFMGVTAGAFIMAFHISSYIGNSFRFPFLATLSRPFWKFCVNNSAIPFAFCIYYSYKIYLFQGENEFVPFGDTVIDILGFLLGVFLFIAFAFAYFFNTNKDLFKMFGVRVDMEGPPDMQVRTLGDTKYIIQKHAEKPPPKKSRRGKEWRVDTYMTSPFNMRLARKSFHYDRAMLERVFRQNHTMAAIFEMILIGALIALGLFREVKYFMIPAGASIILLFTMFLMLTNALKFWLRGWSFTVYGLLFLLINFMAQFEFFNPGNRAVGMNYQTQSKPAYTIDHLQALNYDPEMNHKDISRTVEILNNWKKKNESLYPEKKPKLVIVNTSGGGLRAAVWTFRALQYADSVSGQQLMKHMMLITGSSGGMIGAAYLRELYYRSQTADTNHINLNNPQYLDNIGTDILNPMAFSVAVNDFFLRIQQFEYEGQTYRKDRGFAFEQQLNTNTGNILEHRLKDYTIAEYSATIPMMVLTPSILNDGRRLYISAQPISYLTQNAPVDNLVNDPLLEGIEFTRFFSDQNPYNLRFTSALRMNATFPYICPIVYLPSEPPIQVMDAGLRDNFGLKTSLKFIYSFRSWIANNTSGVILIQVRDRYKEYEVDKNPRGTLVQNMLNPIGKMYDNLFITQDMDHDQLLQYASKWFGNTIDVIKLQMYNEQDDKVALSWHLTTKEKKKIHNAVLEAPNQEAFEKIRDMLKP from the coding sequence ATGAGCACACCAGATGACAACGGCTTTTGGAACTCGGAAAGATGGAGTCGCCTGTACTACTTCTTTCCGTTTCAACTGCTGGTACTTCATCTGAAAAAGAACCAGCTCCTGCTGGTATTCTGGGCCATCATGTTCGGCTTCGTAGGCCAGCACATACTCGTACGCTACGGAATTCCCTACCTGTTTCTTGATCCCGAATACCTGGGCCGGGTCGACTTCTTCTCGTACCTCTTCATGGGCGTTACCGCCGGTGCCTTCATCATGGCTTTCCATATTTCCAGCTACATCGGAAACAGTTTCCGCTTTCCCTTCCTCGCCACACTATCGCGCCCGTTCTGGAAGTTCTGCGTGAACAACTCCGCCATCCCTTTCGCCTTTTGCATATACTACAGCTATAAAATCTACCTGTTCCAGGGCGAAAACGAATTCGTTCCGTTCGGCGACACCGTGATTGATATCCTGGGATTCCTGCTGGGCGTGTTCCTCTTCATCGCTTTTGCCTTTGCCTATTTTTTCAACACCAACAAAGACCTGTTCAAGATGTTCGGGGTGAGGGTGGACATGGAAGGACCTCCCGACATGCAGGTGCGTACCCTGGGAGACACCAAATACATCATCCAGAAACACGCCGAAAAACCCCCTCCCAAGAAAAGCAGACGCGGCAAGGAATGGCGGGTAGATACATACATGACAAGCCCGTTCAACATGCGGCTTGCCCGCAAATCTTTCCACTATGACAGGGCCATGCTCGAGCGGGTGTTCCGGCAGAACCATACCATGGCTGCGATCTTTGAAATGATCCTGATCGGAGCATTGATCGCCCTGGGCCTCTTCAGGGAGGTGAAGTACTTCATGATCCCCGCCGGTGCAAGCATCATTCTCCTCTTCACCATGTTCCTGATGCTGACCAATGCATTGAAGTTCTGGTTGCGGGGATGGTCTTTCACGGTATACGGACTGCTTTTCCTGCTCATCAATTTCATGGCGCAGTTCGAATTCTTCAACCCGGGGAACCGGGCCGTGGGAATGAACTACCAAACGCAATCCAAACCCGCATACACCATTGACCACCTCCAGGCACTGAACTACGATCCGGAGATGAACCACAAGGACATCAGTCGCACGGTGGAGATCCTTAACAACTGGAAGAAAAAAAATGAGAGCCTTTACCCTGAAAAGAAACCGAAGCTGGTCATCGTGAACACAAGCGGTGGCGGTTTACGCGCAGCGGTGTGGACGTTCAGGGCCTTGCAGTACGCCGACAGTGTATCCGGACAACAACTGATGAAGCACATGATGCTCATCACCGGATCTTCCGGAGGAATGATCGGTGCCGCCTACCTGAGGGAACTTTATTACCGGTCGCAAACAGCCGACACCAACCACATCAACCTGAACAACCCGCAATACCTGGACAACATCGGCACCGATATTCTGAATCCCATGGCATTCAGCGTTGCGGTGAACGACTTCTTCCTGCGCATACAACAATTCGAATATGAGGGCCAGACCTATCGCAAAGACCGCGGTTTCGCTTTCGAACAACAGCTCAACACAAACACGGGCAACATACTGGAACATCGGCTGAAAGACTACACGATTGCCGAATACAGCGCCACCATTCCAATGATGGTACTCACACCCAGCATCCTGAATGACGGCCGCCGCCTTTACATATCCGCTCAACCCATTTCTTATCTCACCCAGAATGCTCCAGTGGATAACCTGGTGAACGACCCCTTGCTGGAAGGCATCGAATTCACCCGGTTCTTCAGCGATCAGAACCCTTACAACCTCCGCTTCACAAGCGCCCTCAGGATGAATGCAACCTTCCCGTATATCTGTCCGATCGTATACCTGCCCAGCGAACCACCCATCCAGGTGATGGATGCCGGACTGCGTGATAACTTCGGTCTTAAGACCAGCCTTAAATTCATTTACTCCTTCCGATCATGGATCGCCAACAACACCAGCGGGGTGATACTCATCCAGGTGCGCGACCGATACAAGGAATATGAAGTGGATAAAAACCCCAGGGGTACCCTGGTACAAAACATGCTGAACCCGATCGGCAAGATGTACGACAACCTGTTTATCACACAGGATATGGACCACGACCAGCTCCTGCAGTATGCCAGCAAATGGTTCGGTAATACCATTGACGTGATCAAACTCCAGATGTACAATGAGCAGGATGACAAGGTGGCCCTGAGCTGGCACCTCACCACCAAGGAGAAAAAGAAGATCCACAATGCTGTGCTGGAGGCCCCGAACCAGGAAGCCTTCGAGAAAATCAGGGACATGCTGAAGCCGTAA
- the ftcD gene encoding glutamate formimidoyltransferase, which translates to MQQEGQVIECIPNFSEGRDKSIIDAISDSITSVEGTKLLHVDMGASANRTVITFAGPPDAVIEGAFRAIKTAAEKIDMQQHKGTHPRIGSTDVCPLVPIRNITMQQTVHYSRILGERVGQELDIPVFLYEESALLRSRHNLSKIRAGEYEGMAEKILQPGWAPDFGRAHFNARSGVTVIGARPFLVAYNINLNTKDKEIARSIAEEIRESGAIRGYDALGNLVVLAGEMKAVKAIGWYIEEYGKAQVSTNLTNIDITPMHMVFERVKEKAAGLGVEVTGSELVGLIPLRSLETSARFYCGKEGTITKDDLQVAIDRLGLAELKPFRLEERVIEYLL; encoded by the coding sequence ATGCAACAGGAAGGGCAGGTGATCGAATGCATCCCCAATTTCAGTGAAGGCAGAGACAAAAGTATCATTGACGCCATATCGGACTCCATCACATCCGTAGAAGGCACAAAACTATTGCATGTGGACATGGGTGCGTCTGCCAACCGGACGGTGATCACCTTTGCCGGTCCACCCGACGCTGTGATTGAAGGGGCGTTCAGGGCCATCAAAACTGCGGCTGAAAAGATTGACATGCAACAGCACAAAGGCACACATCCCCGCATCGGAAGCACGGATGTTTGTCCGCTCGTGCCCATACGCAACATCACCATGCAACAGACCGTGCACTACTCGCGGATATTGGGAGAACGTGTGGGACAGGAACTGGACATCCCCGTATTCCTGTACGAAGAATCGGCACTGTTGCGCTCGCGCCATAACTTATCCAAAATTCGTGCGGGAGAATACGAAGGCATGGCGGAAAAGATCCTGCAACCCGGCTGGGCTCCCGACTTCGGAAGGGCCCACTTCAATGCACGGTCGGGGGTTACAGTGATCGGCGCCAGACCGTTCCTGGTGGCATACAACATCAACCTGAACACAAAAGACAAAGAGATCGCCAGGTCGATTGCGGAAGAAATCAGGGAGAGCGGCGCCATCCGGGGCTACGATGCCCTGGGTAACCTTGTGGTGCTGGCCGGGGAAATGAAAGCCGTCAAGGCCATCGGATGGTACATTGAAGAATACGGGAAAGCACAGGTTTCCACCAACCTGACCAACATTGACATCACACCCATGCATATGGTTTTCGAAAGGGTAAAGGAAAAGGCCGCAGGATTGGGCGTTGAGGTAACAGGATCGGAACTGGTGGGACTGATCCCCTTGCGTTCCCTGGAAACGTCAGCCAGGTTTTATTGCGGCAAGGAAGGAACCATCACAAAGGATGACCTCCAGGTTGCCATTGATCGCCTCGGTCTCGCGGAACTCAAACCGTTCCGACTGGAAGAGCGCGTCATTGAATATCTGCTGTAG
- the aroC gene encoding chorismate synthase: protein MPGNSFGQIFRLTTFGESHGVALGGVIDGCPAGLALDLEAIQQELDRRRPGQSKITTQRKEPDTVEWLSGIFEGKTTGAPIGFIIRNANQRSADYDHIKEVYRPSHADYTYDAKYGHRDYRGGGRSSARETASRVVGGAVARQLLQHQGISIRAWVSSVGEIAMEDPSEVPDHISIESNIVRCPDAAVAEKMITLIDQIRKDGDTVGGVVSAAVTGCPAGFGEPAFHKLHADLGAAMLSINACKGFEYGSGFAGTRLRGSEHNDVFIREGDEIRTQTNHSGGIQGGISNSMPILFKAAFKPVATIMRPQQSVNKEGASVTVEGRGRHDPCVLPRAVPIVEAMAALVLADHVLLHKTARI from the coding sequence ATGCCTGGAAATTCATTTGGACAAATATTTAGGCTTACCACTTTTGGTGAGTCGCACGGTGTTGCACTGGGGGGCGTGATCGATGGATGCCCGGCCGGATTGGCGCTTGACCTGGAGGCCATCCAGCAGGAACTGGACCGCCGCCGTCCCGGTCAATCCAAGATCACCACGCAAAGAAAAGAACCCGATACCGTGGAATGGTTGTCGGGGATTTTCGAAGGCAAAACCACCGGAGCCCCCATCGGGTTTATTATCAGGAATGCCAATCAGCGGTCTGCCGATTACGACCACATCAAAGAAGTGTATCGTCCGTCACATGCAGATTACACCTACGACGCCAAATATGGTCATCGCGATTACCGTGGTGGCGGCAGGTCTTCTGCCCGGGAAACCGCCAGTCGCGTGGTGGGTGGCGCTGTTGCCCGCCAGCTGCTTCAGCACCAAGGCATCAGTATCCGTGCCTGGGTGTCATCTGTGGGTGAAATCGCGATGGAAGATCCGTCCGAAGTTCCGGATCATATTTCCATTGAGTCCAACATTGTTCGTTGTCCGGATGCTGCGGTGGCCGAAAAAATGATCACCCTGATCGATCAGATCCGCAAGGACGGAGATACCGTCGGTGGAGTTGTGTCCGCTGCCGTCACCGGATGCCCGGCCGGCTTCGGTGAGCCTGCCTTTCATAAACTGCATGCCGACCTCGGCGCTGCCATGCTGTCCATCAACGCATGCAAAGGTTTCGAATACGGTTCGGGTTTTGCCGGTACACGTTTGCGCGGATCGGAACACAATGACGTATTCATCCGGGAAGGAGATGAGATCCGCACCCAGACCAACCATTCGGGAGGGATCCAGGGAGGTATTTCCAATAGCATGCCCATCCTGTTCAAGGCTGCGTTTAAACCCGTGGCTACGATCATGCGTCCGCAACAAAGCGTCAATAAGGAAGGCGCATCCGTTACCGTAGAAGGCAGAGGGCGCCATGATCCTTGTGTACTACCAAGAGCCGTTCCCATCGTGGAAGCCATGGCCGCATTGGTGCTGGCAGACCATGTGCTGCTGCACAAGACCGCACGGATATGA
- a CDS encoding dicarboxylate/amino acid:cation symporter, translating to MKKMALHWRILTGMLIGVFLGWGAAASGHVTFVEHWISPFGTIFMNLLQLIAVPLVFASLVKGVSSLTDISSLSRIGLKTMGFYLGTTVIAVTLGLILVNITRPGTSFSQEKRTELQEKYASSVEERKAGAEQVKSSGPLQFLVDMVPRNFIDAATDNKKMLQVIIFSLLFGVALVMLPQETTVHVRGFFDGLNEVFLKIIDLIMLFAPYGVMALMAGVIVGFADSLGELMQALGMYSLTVIIGLFLMVAVVYPVLLYLFARKKPLDFFKGIMPAQLLAFSTSSSAATLPVTMERCEEHLGISNKVTSFVLPLGATINMDGTCLYQAVAAVFIAEAFGYDLTLADQASIVLTATLASIGTAAVPGVGIVMLMIVLAGIGVQPEGIALVMAVDRILDMCRTVVNVTSDATVATIVAHSEGQLKDVTEEDLMS from the coding sequence ATGAAAAAAATGGCCTTGCACTGGAGAATCCTGACAGGTATGCTGATCGGGGTGTTTCTGGGTTGGGGAGCAGCTGCCTCAGGTCATGTGACCTTCGTGGAGCACTGGATCAGTCCGTTCGGTACCATCTTCATGAACCTGCTCCAGCTCATCGCAGTGCCCCTGGTATTCGCATCGCTGGTGAAAGGCGTCAGCAGCCTGACCGATATATCCAGTCTTTCCAGAATCGGATTGAAAACAATGGGCTTCTACCTGGGTACTACAGTCATTGCCGTTACACTCGGATTGATATTGGTGAACATCACACGGCCGGGTACATCGTTCTCGCAGGAGAAGCGCACGGAACTTCAGGAGAAATATGCGTCTTCGGTGGAGGAGAGAAAGGCCGGCGCCGAACAGGTGAAAAGCAGTGGTCCGCTTCAGTTTCTTGTGGACATGGTGCCGCGTAACTTCATTGACGCCGCCACCGATAACAAGAAAATGCTGCAGGTGATTATATTCTCGCTTCTGTTCGGAGTGGCACTGGTGATGTTACCCCAGGAAACCACCGTTCATGTGCGGGGCTTTTTTGACGGACTGAATGAAGTGTTTCTGAAGATCATCGATCTGATTATGCTGTTTGCCCCCTACGGAGTCATGGCGCTGATGGCGGGTGTGATTGTGGGTTTTGCCGATTCGCTCGGCGAACTGATGCAGGCCCTCGGGATGTATTCGCTTACCGTTATCATCGGCCTGTTCCTGATGGTTGCCGTGGTGTACCCCGTGCTGCTTTACCTCTTCGCACGCAAAAAGCCCCTCGACTTTTTCAAAGGTATTATGCCGGCGCAGCTGCTGGCTTTTTCAACCAGTTCCAGCGCAGCCACCCTGCCGGTAACCATGGAACGGTGTGAAGAACACCTGGGAATATCCAACAAAGTGACATCCTTTGTGCTGCCGCTCGGGGCCACCATCAACATGGATGGAACCTGCCTCTACCAGGCCGTGGCCGCCGTCTTCATTGCCGAAGCCTTTGGCTACGATCTTACCCTGGCCGACCAGGCCAGCATTGTACTTACGGCTACTCTTGCCTCCATTGGCACCGCAGCGGTGCCGGGCGTAGGTATTGTGATGCTCATGATCGTGCTCGCCGGCATAGGTGTACAACCGGAAGGCATTGCCCTGGTGATGGCGGTGGATCGCATCCTGGATATGTGCCGCACCGTTGTGAACGTGACTAGTGACGCTACAGTAGCTACCATTGTGGCTCATTCGGAAGGTCAGTTGAAGGATGTGACGGAGGAAGACCTGATGTCCTGA
- a CDS encoding AsmA family protein — MIKKIFIILGVLIALVLGAIIVLPIVFKDNIVQAVKDAANDNLNATLNFGDFDLSLIRSFPDFSVEINDLSVANKEPFEGDTLISMKSLHLTVDLMSVISGNEMKIKTVRLDQPRMNFSVLEDGRANWDIAKSSATGETSAPETSPEKEEAPSEGAPFKAALKSLEIVKGYMAYEDKSLAFAMVLNELDFELSGDFTADFTSVKSKGSIHAVDMSYEGVPYLTKAVVGLKADLDADMNKFEFTFKENELKVNELELGLDGKFAMPDNGYVMDLKFAAKKNEFKNFLSMVPAVYANDFASVKTSGKLALDGYVKGLYNDSIMPGFGTNIVIEDAMFKYPDLPGAMQNIQVAVNIDSPTGDPDQTVVDISKFHVEMMGNPFDMHMRIATPVSDPQVDGAMKGVINLSKLGDIVPREKDDKLSGIITADLELKGRQSSIDQGRYEDFHAVGGLGIADMYYQTKDFPQGMRINKLQFNFSPQYLDLAEFNSMIGKSDLQASGKVTNYLAYALKDSATLAGNFRMTSTSFDLNEFMTEDEAAAASTPASGEGTPASGEAAPPAEEALSVIEVPPFIDFVASASFGKLLYDNMPMDNVSGSLKIKDQVITLENFKMNTLGGAMTVNGTYGTKDVKSPDVDFSLDIKGFDVEQTTSTFNTVAEIAPIAKACKGSYSTSMSFVTKLDDKMEPVMNTLAGQGRLKAENIKVEGFQPLEKMADVLRNPKLKKWEFNNMDVAFRFSEGRVHVDPVPLKLGNVKGTMQGSNGFDQTLDYVLNLQIPRSDMGGDAVNGLLASAGLKNDPNATLPVDVMIGGTVTNPTITPSIKGATTQVKDQVKEVVKEKVEELKDKGREELQKQADKVRAEGKAAAQRIRDEAEANAKKIEDEGKGNPLKKKAAQVAADKVRKEGEAKAKQVEDEANRKADGIENTAKQKADDLLNK, encoded by the coding sequence ATGATCAAGAAAATATTCATCATCCTGGGTGTACTCATTGCGCTGGTGTTGGGCGCCATCATTGTTCTGCCTATTGTTTTCAAGGATAACATCGTGCAGGCCGTCAAGGATGCGGCGAACGACAACCTGAACGCCACCCTGAACTTCGGGGATTTCGATCTTTCACTGATTCGATCATTTCCAGACTTCAGCGTTGAGATCAATGACCTGTCGGTGGCCAACAAGGAACCGTTCGAAGGGGATACCCTTATCAGCATGAAATCCTTGCATCTTACCGTAGACCTCATGAGCGTGATCAGTGGCAACGAGATGAAGATCAAAACCGTTCGCCTGGACCAGCCACGCATGAATTTCAGCGTGCTGGAAGACGGGCGTGCCAACTGGGACATCGCCAAGTCATCTGCAACCGGAGAAACATCAGCCCCGGAAACCAGCCCCGAAAAAGAGGAAGCCCCTTCTGAAGGAGCGCCGTTCAAAGCCGCCCTGAAATCACTGGAGATTGTGAAGGGATATATGGCCTACGAAGACAAAAGCCTGGCATTCGCCATGGTGTTGAATGAACTGGACTTCGAATTGAGTGGCGACTTCACAGCAGATTTCACATCCGTAAAATCAAAAGGATCCATTCATGCGGTGGATATGTCCTACGAAGGTGTGCCTTACCTGACGAAGGCTGTGGTGGGTCTGAAGGCAGACCTGGATGCGGATATGAACAAGTTTGAATTCACTTTCAAGGAAAATGAGTTGAAAGTGAATGAACTCGAACTCGGCCTGGACGGAAAGTTTGCCATGCCCGACAACGGTTATGTGATGGACCTGAAGTTCGCCGCCAAAAAGAATGAGTTCAAGAATTTCCTGTCGATGGTGCCAGCCGTCTATGCGAACGATTTTGCCTCTGTTAAGACATCCGGGAAACTGGCCCTTGACGGGTATGTGAAGGGATTGTATAACGACAGCATCATGCCGGGCTTCGGTACCAATATTGTCATTGAAGATGCCATGTTCAAATACCCCGACCTGCCCGGAGCCATGCAAAACATCCAGGTAGCCGTGAACATCGATAGCCCCACCGGCGACCCGGATCAGACGGTGGTAGACATCAGCAAATTTCATGTGGAGATGATGGGTAACCCCTTCGATATGCACATGCGCATCGCCACCCCGGTGAGCGACCCCCAGGTGGATGGCGCCATGAAGGGCGTGATCAATCTGAGCAAGCTGGGTGACATCGTGCCCAGGGAAAAGGACGACAAGCTTTCGGGTATCATCACTGCCGACCTCGAACTGAAAGGACGCCAGTCGTCCATTGACCAGGGACGGTATGAAGACTTCCACGCCGTGGGTGGTTTGGGAATTGCCGATATGTATTACCAGACCAAAGATTTCCCACAGGGCATGCGAATCAATAAGCTGCAGTTCAATTTCAGTCCGCAGTACCTCGACCTCGCCGAATTCAACAGCATGATCGGAAAGAGCGATCTCCAGGCCAGTGGAAAGGTGACCAATTACCTGGCCTATGCATTAAAAGACAGTGCCACACTGGCGGGTAACTTCCGCATGACATCCACTTCGTTCGACCTGAATGAATTCATGACAGAGGATGAAGCGGCAGCTGCTTCAACGCCGGCGTCAGGTGAAGGTACACCGGCATCCGGAGAAGCCGCTCCTCCTGCAGAAGAAGCTTTGTCGGTGATTGAAGTGCCACCGTTCATTGATTTCGTGGCTTCGGCGTCTTTCGGGAAACTGTTGTACGATAACATGCCGATGGACAACGTGTCGGGTTCCCTGAAGATCAAAGACCAGGTGATTACCCTCGAAAATTTCAAAATGAATACCCTCGGAGGTGCCATGACTGTGAACGGCACATATGGTACAAAAGATGTGAAGTCCCCCGACGTGGATTTCAGTCTGGACATCAAAGGTTTCGATGTGGAGCAAACCACATCTACCTTTAATACCGTGGCCGAGATTGCACCCATTGCCAAAGCCTGCAAAGGCAGCTATTCCACCAGCATGTCGTTTGTGACGAAGCTGGATGATAAGATGGAACCGGTGATGAATACACTGGCCGGTCAGGGTCGTTTGAAAGCCGAGAATATTAAGGTGGAAGGTTTCCAACCCCTTGAAAAAATGGCTGACGTGCTGCGCAACCCCAAACTGAAAAAGTGGGAATTCAACAACATGGATGTGGCCTTCCGGTTTTCCGAAGGAAGGGTGCATGTGGACCCGGTTCCCCTCAAGCTGGGGAATGTGAAAGGAACCATGCAGGGATCCAATGGATTTGATCAGACCCTGGACTATGTTCTTAATCTGCAGATCCCCAGAAGCGATATGGGAGGCGATGCCGTAAACGGTTTGCTGGCTTCCGCAGGACTGAAAAACGACCCCAACGCCACCTTGCCTGTGGATGTGATGATCGGTGGTACCGTTACCAATCCGACCATCACCCCAAGCATCAAAGGTGCAACCACACAGGTGAAGGATCAGGTGAAGGAAGTGGTGAAAGAAAAAGTGGAGGAACTGAAAGACAAGGGTCGCGAAGAATTACAGAAACAGGCAGACAAAGTGCGTGCGGAAGGAAAAGCTGCTGCGCAACGCATCCGTGACGAAGCGGAAGCCAACGCCAAGAAGATTGAGGATGAAGGAAAAGGCAATCCGCTGAAGAAGAAAGCCGCACAGGTTGCTGCTGACAAGGTACGCAAGGAAGGTGAAGCAAAGGCGAAGCAGGTGGAAGACGAAGCCAATCGTAAGGCGGATGGAATTGAAAATACCGCCAAACAAAAGGCAGACGATTTGCTGAATAAATAA
- a CDS encoding OmpA family protein gives MVRKNIYLWALVLSASLQGSAVAQDCPVPGKKSQALFDDALSRWRYDRKNAMSELQELADKEEDFTDLQLFLGGEFYKDHQEKIAYKYFQKAVQSCPDRDPYAYLYMAEIAYNLQYYDKSIMLLEKFFGYPQSIKSAKDKADAEKLLRMANFYDKVYKNPVPFDPHVVDGISTEVDEYLAMVSPDDEYFFFTRGYSRKDKNLPADYVFEREISGDDRIEKFCRSNREDGKWQIGEPLPPPFNTNMNEGGPTVSLDNKELYFTVCTDIGTSLKNCDIYYAQWRNSHWSDIRSLGDDINDPQLWDSQPSISSDGQTLYFASMRPGGLGGSDIYVCHRLPGSQWSKPENLGAPINTPGNEKSPFIHTDSQTLYFSSDGHPGLGGYDIFYTRADKKTGKWMEPTNIGYPINKETDELGFFVSTDGQTAYFASNTLKGGVGGYDIYSFPLYKEAQPEKVLLVKGEVKDENGEVAKDAKLELKSLKTKEVTEIKINKDDGKYVAAVTVQADEDFILSVKEKDKAFNAVYLETKKPEPVKPMTVAFETKEIKVGESYQLNDIIYATNSFDLSAEAMAMIDEFIDYLTRNPTLKIAIQGHTDNQGDAHQNMELSNNRARSVYQYLVIEGIDPDRLSYKGFGQTNPIASNTSEEGRARNRRTEFKIIGK, from the coding sequence ATGGTCCGGAAGAACATATATCTATGGGCGCTCGTTTTGTCGGCGTCGTTGCAGGGAAGTGCGGTCGCGCAGGATTGCCCCGTGCCTGGAAAAAAGTCCCAGGCCCTGTTCGATGATGCACTGAGCCGTTGGAGATACGACCGCAAAAATGCCATGTCAGAACTCCAGGAACTGGCCGATAAGGAGGAAGACTTCACCGACCTTCAGCTCTTCCTCGGAGGTGAGTTCTACAAAGATCACCAGGAAAAAATCGCTTATAAGTATTTCCAGAAAGCTGTGCAGAGCTGTCCCGACCGTGATCCCTATGCCTACCTGTACATGGCGGAGATTGCATACAACCTGCAGTACTACGACAAGTCGATCATGCTGCTCGAGAAGTTCTTTGGCTATCCGCAGTCCATCAAATCAGCCAAGGATAAGGCCGATGCCGAAAAACTGTTGCGCATGGCGAATTTCTATGATAAGGTATACAAGAATCCGGTGCCTTTTGATCCGCACGTGGTGGATGGCATTTCAACCGAGGTGGATGAATACCTGGCCATGGTATCTCCGGACGATGAGTATTTTTTCTTTACACGCGGATATAGCCGGAAGGACAAGAACCTGCCTGCCGATTATGTTTTTGAAAGAGAGATTTCCGGGGATGATCGCATTGAGAAGTTCTGCCGCAGCAACAGGGAAGATGGCAAGTGGCAGATAGGAGAACCGCTGCCACCTCCCTTCAACACCAACATGAACGAAGGTGGACCCACCGTTTCTCTTGATAACAAAGAATTGTACTTCACCGTGTGTACCGACATCGGTACCTCGTTAAAAAACTGTGACATCTACTATGCGCAATGGAGGAACAGTCATTGGAGCGACATCCGCAGCCTGGGCGACGACATCAATGATCCCCAACTATGGGATTCCCAGCCGTCCATCTCTTCCGACGGGCAAACGCTCTACTTTGCGAGCATGCGGCCCGGTGGACTCGGAGGTTCCGATATTTATGTCTGCCATCGCCTTCCCGGTTCCCAATGGAGCAAACCCGAGAACCTGGGCGCTCCCATCAATACCCCGGGCAATGAGAAATCTCCCTTTATTCATACCGATAGCCAAACGCTCTATTTCTCATCCGACGGTCATCCCGGGCTCGGAGGGTATGATATCTTCTACACCCGAGCCGATAAGAAGACCGGAAAGTGGATGGAACCCACCAACATCGGCTACCCCATCAACAAGGAAACCGATGAGCTTGGCTTTTTCGTGAGCACCGACGGGCAAACCGCCTACTTCGCATCCAATACCCTGAAAGGCGGGGTGGGGGGATACGATATATACAGTTTCCCTCTCTACAAAGAAGCCCAACCCGAAAAGGTGTTGCTGGTGAAAGGTGAGGTGAAGGATGAAAACGGTGAAGTTGCAAAAGACGCCAAACTGGAGCTGAAGAGTTTAAAGACCAAGGAGGTCACCGAGATCAAGATAAACAAGGATGATGGTAAATACGTGGCTGCGGTGACGGTACAAGCTGACGAGGATTTTATTCTTTCAGTAAAAGAGAAAGACAAGGCGTTCAATGCCGTTTACCTGGAAACCAAGAAGCCCGAACCTGTCAAGCCCATGACGGTGGCCTTTGAAACAAAGGAGATCAAGGTGGGTGAGTCGTATCAGTTGAATGATATCATCTATGCCACCAATTCATTCGATCTCTCCGCAGAGGCCATGGCCATGATCGATGAGTTTATAGATTACCTCACCCGCAACCCCACACTCAAAATAGCCATCCAGGGGCACACCGACAACCAGGGCGATGCGCATCAGAACATGGAACTGTCGAACAACCGTGCCCGTTCGGTGTACCAGTACCTCGTTATTGAAGGCATTGACCCCGACCGGCTTTCTTACAAAGGGTTCGGGCAAACCAACCCCATCGCTTCCAATACCAGCGAGGAAGGCAGGGCCCGCAACCGTCGTACCGAATTTAAGATCATCGGTAAATAA